tgggaacccaaatctaaaatgggtctccaacacaataactatagcctccaaccagagtacccatacagaagacctatTTTGGTATCagaagaggcataacccaaatttgggtatcctctctcctcgagacctatttgcagagagtgttgccTTTTAAGTCttattgttggagaagactaaaaataggtatggaaccttttacctgtagcgctaggTCTTGGTGATGAATGTTGGCCAATGCAGTCTCGTCGCCTGAATTTGGCGCGAATACGCAAAAAATTACCGAATGAAaattagttaaaaaaaaatcgTGCAGGCGAGGCGAGAGAAGAACCTTTCATCAGTGGCTGCACTAACAAAGCCCGTGTATTCTCACACGACACCCACCGTTTGCCTACTTTCATCTTGGAAGCGTCCGCGACTCGGCGCACCGAATCCCAACCACCGCTAGTGCCGCCGAGCATATACATCGCCCTGCCTGCCTGCCGCTCGCCCCGCCCTCAGCTGCTCAGCGACAAGCAAGCTGATCACCTCAGCAAGAGCAGCAAGCAGAGCGGCGCTCCAGCCTTCCAGGCCGCCGTGGGGGATATGCACACGCCGCCAGGGCAGGCGTGCCAAAGAAGCGTAGCGTAGGGGGCCGGCCGCGGCCATGTGGGCGCCGTCGCGGGGGTCGTCGTCGGGGAGCGGGCGGCGGACGTGGCGCCGCCGCATCGCGGACTACCTCGCCGACGACCAGACCGACGTGTCGGACAATGAGTCCTTCATCACGGCGCACAGCGACGAGTACGTCGCCGCCTCCACGTCCATGTCCGCCGCGGGAGGCGGGGGAATGCTGCCGGCGTTCCTCGCGGACCAGAGCGACCTCGTGGAGGTGATGCTGGAGCTGGACGAGGAGTCCATGGTGGTGCGCAGCGTCAcgcccaccaccgccgcgctgtaCGGGACCCCCACCGCGTCGTCGCTGCCCGGGCCCGGCGCGGCGGGGCCGCAGGCGCACACGCCGGACGGCCCGCGGAGCCTGAGCCGGTGCTCGTCGACGTCGTCGCGGATCCGCAGGAAGTTCGCGTGGCTGCGGTCGCCGTCTCCATCGCCGTCGCTGCGTCGTCCCCCGCCCGCGGCCGgggccgcggcggcgacggcggcgttgTCCGACCAGCAGGTGGTGCGGGAGGCGGCGCTGGCGGCCCGCGAGCGGCGGCGCGTCCAGGCGCGCCTCCTGAACCGGTCGCGGTCCGGGGCCAGGCGCGCGCTCAAGGGCCTCCGGTTCATCAGCCGCACCACCACCGACGCCGACGGCGGCGCCGCGCTCTGGCGCGCCGTGGAGGAGCGCTTCAACGCGCTCGCCACCGACGGCCTCCTCGCCCGCGACGACTTCGGCGACTGCATCGGTACGTGGCGTTCGTTCGTTCGTTCGTCCATGAACGAGGCCGCCCGATCACTCGCGCGCCCCCAGCCACGACGACGTGCTGACGGCATTGGCGTTGCAGGGATGGTGGACTCCAAGGAGTTCGCGGTGGGCATCTTCGACGCgctggcgcggcggcggcggcagaacCTGGAGCGGATCAGCAAGGACGAGCTCTACGAGTTCTGGCTGCAAATCTCCGACCAGAGCTTCGACGCGCGCCTCCAAATCTTCTTCGACATGTGCGCGCACAATCCTGCACTGATTTCCTTCCTCTGTTTTTTTTCTGTCGCAACTGGTTGTGTTCTTGGCCTGAAACAAATCAATTTCAATCTTTCAGGGTGGACACCAACGTGGACGGCAGGATCACGAGGGAGGAAGTGCAAGAGGTAATCAAATCAAGTTGAGCGAATCAATTAGTCAACAACTGAATTACTTGTATACTGCTGTAACTATCACCTCAGTCGGGTGAATTATGCATGAACTTTTACTGTGCGGGTAGGTAATTATAGATTTGACCTCCAGCGTGTGATCAGCTTAACTAAaagttttcattttttttttctctccagcTGATCGTTCTGAGCGCGTCGGCGAACAAGCTGTCGAAGCTCAAGGAGCAGGCTGAGGAGTACGCGTCCTTGATCATGGAGGAGCTCGATCCGGAGAATCTCGGCTACATAGAGGTACGGATATACGTACATACGTACAAATACACCACGGCTACGTGTCAACGGTGTACTTTTGTTGACTGGCCACGTACGCAGCTGTGGCAGCTGGAGGCGCTGCTCCTGCAGCGGGACGCGTACATGACCTACAGCCGGCCGATGAGCAGCGGCAGCGCGGCGCAGTGGAGCCAGGGCCtgagcgccggcgccggcgcgggtgctggtgggcagcagcagcagcagcagcaggcgcagCCGCAGCCGTCGCGGTGGCAGCTGCAGCGGCGGAGGTGGAGCCCGCGTcgcgcggcggcgcgggcgcgcgtggcggcggcggagcgcTGGCGGCGGGCGTGGGTGGTGGCGCTGTGGTGCGCGGCCATGGCGTCGCTGTTCGCGTGGCGGTTCGTGCAGTACCGGCGGTCGGCGGCGTTCCGGGTGATGGGGTACTGCCTCCCGACGGCCAAGGGCGCCGCCGAGACGCTCAAGCTCAACATGGCGCTCGTGCTCCTCCCGGTCTGCCGCAACACGCTGACGTGGCTCCGATCCACCTGGGCGCGATTCTTCGTCCCCTTCGACGACAGCATCGCCTTCCACAAggtaataaaaaaaaaaacagagaactCTACCCTGCTGCTATGCGTGGGCTCCTGGCATGTGGGGCCCCTCACGGGTAACCAAACGAGTTAGGCGGTCGCCGTCGGTGACGAGGCGCCGGCCGGCGTCCGTCGCCGTCCATGGACCGTCGTGTTCGCGTGGCGCGGTCAATGATTGGGCCGCTGCCGCGTGGGGCCATGCGGTGGCTTGGATCTCGTGCGGCTTTGCCGCACGGCTTTTTTGGCCTTTCGCGCCGTCGCGTACTTTGGGGATCGCCGTGGGGCCCTTTTTCCTTGGCTCCTCTGGTTTGCTGAGAGGCCTACGAACATGACGGCACAGAAGATCCGCGTGTCTCCGCGCGATGGGCCCGGCAGCAGTCTTGTCCTGGGACTCCTGGTCAAGTTTTCTGGTCCGATGACGTGGAAGTGGAAGTCACCGGACCGACAGGTTTTCCACTGCCAGGTGGGGGGGCCACGCGCACCCCTGTTGAGTCCTTATGGCAAACGTGTCGAAAAGCATCGATCCATGTCTTGTTTTCGGTATAAGCTGATTTGTTTCAATATCATATTCAACACGTGCATGCATTCACCTTATTTCGATccgggcattgtttagttcatccaaaaatcaaataattttcaagattctatgtcacatcgaatctttcggcacatgcatgaagcattaaatatagatgaaaataaaaactaattacacagtttaactgtagatcgcgagatgaatcttttgatcttagttagtctatgattggacaatatttgctacaaacaaatgaaaatactacagtagcgaaatctaaaatcttttcgcatctaaacaaggccccagctTTGCTTCGCTGACGAAGCCGGTGACACATGAACctagcttgtttagttggtgaaaaatattagatttcAATACTacaacacttttatttgtatttgataattattgtttaattacaaattaactaagtttaaaaattcatcttgcaaattataagtaaactatataattagttattttttaaatctatatttaatattttaatgtatgtgtccaaagatttgatgtaacaagAGTTTTGAAAAACTTTTggaaaattttagaaactaaacaaggccacaaagAGAGAATCAGATACCCCGGGTCCAGCAATTTATTTCACGTTTGACCCTTTGGTAACGCCTTTGATTGCTTTGCTTGCTTGCTTTATGCAAGTAGCTAGCCAGTGCAATGCCTTATCAAGTCTTAAAATTTAAGGTGTGCTATCACCACCTGACCATGCATCATTACTAGTATTTCATGACTTCAAAAAAAGAAAGATGTATTAGGGGAATGGTTTTAGTGTTTTTAACCTGTGATGACGATGACGAACTAATTAATTAAAATGAATTACCCATGCATGATATGATGATGGAATATGGCAGATGATCGCGTTGGCGATCGCGGTGGGGATCTGCCTGCACGCGGGGAACCACCTGGCGTGCGACTTCCCGCGGCTGATCGCGTCGGGGCCCGACGAGTACCGGCTGGTGGCGCGCTTCTTCGGGCGGGACAAGCCCAGCTACAGGGGCCTCCTCGCCGGCGCCGAGGGCGTCACCGGGATCGTCATGGTCACGCTCATGGCCGTCTCCTTCACCCTCGCCACGCGCCCCTTCCGGAAGCGGGAGGCGGAGGTCAAGCCGGCCAGGTCCGCCCGCCGGTGGTGCTGGCCGCTCGCCCACCTCGCCGGCGGCTTCAACGCCTTCTGGTACTCGCACCACCTGCTCATCGTCGTCTACCTCCTGCTGCTCGTCCACGGCTGGTTCGTGTTCCTCGTCGACAAGTGGTACCAGAGGACGGTACGTAACTAACTAAATCACTACTCCTAGTCCTAGCTAATCCTGAATTCCTAATACATGAGCAGTGCGTGGTTATTCATATCATCAGCGTGGTTATCATATAATATAGTCATAGGTCATAGGTGCGCACACTTTCTGTTTCTGTCGCTGAGATGATTCTTTCGCTTTGATCCGTTTCCATTCCGTCGCATTCGTGGCTGTTATCAATCATGTTGATGGGTATTTGGGCACCACGGACAAGGAAACAtaacatgtgtgtgtgtgtgtgtgtgtgtttttgagATAAGAAGGAAATACAAAATGTAGCTGAATGAAGATCTCGTGGTAAAAGCCAGAGTTGAGAAAGATCTCGTGGGCGGtgtactgttttttttttttttgatgaaacGGGCGGCGTACTGTTATTACTGTCACAAGGCAGGCAGGCATTTGCATTTGCATGCCCATTTGTACAGTAATTGATCGAGTACGTAGGGTCAGGGACAttaattggagatgaagaaaataAGGTAGGCCACCACCATTGCTCTGTTTGAGACTGTTTTCCCTATACCTAGAGAGGAGGGTGACATGTGCATCAATGTGCCCACATATACGGGACGGGGACGGGAGACAATTTGATATGCTCTGCAGAGCTGGCTTATGACTTGCGAGATAAAGATAGTTTGGGGCTTTAATTTGTTTGCTGTATGCTCTAATCTGTCATGCCAGATTTTGCCTATATATATGGCCAAAACTTtagtaagggcctgtttagtttcccacccaaaattttttcatccatcccatcgaatctttggacacatgtatagaacatgaaatgtagataaaaaaataaactaattacacagtttagttaagaattgtgagacgaatcttttaagcctagttactccatgattagccttaagtgctacagtaacccacatatgctaatgacagattaattatgcttaataaatttgtcttgcagtttcctgacgagctatgtaatttgtttttttattagtttctaaaaacccctcccgacatccttccgacacattcgatgtgacaccccaAAAaatttcgttcccaatctaaacaggccctaagtcaTAGGTGCCTTGGATTATTGCAGCCACGCATGCTATTTGCCAACACTCTTGCCGAAATGAGGAGGCAACATGTTTGGATCGCTAGTAGCCATGCTCCATCATGCATGTTGGGAGGGTCAGGTCAGGTCAGGTCACAGGCATCATCAGGCAGTGCTGGTTGGTGGTCCGTTGAGGTCAAAGCCAAGACGGAGCCCCAAGCGTATCTGCATACAGTACATAGCATTAACAAAGCGTACCTGTCAATCAAGCACGTTCGCATCAGTGGCCACGGGCAGCTTCGTAGGCCCCGGGCACGTACCTAGAGGAGCTCCCCTACCGTACGTACGCCCCCCCCAGTTGATGAATATAGGAGTATTTCATGAAAGGATCCATGTCGCAAGCCAGCAGCTTTCGATCAGTCCCAGTCCAGAGAGCAGCGAGAGCGTTGCCATGTCGATCGTTTCATGTGTACACGTCTCAGCAACTGGTGGATATGATGGGGATCGAATCCACATCATCACTTGGGTGTCGGGATCCTTTTAGCGCCAAGCCTGAtccgtttaggccttgtttagttcacccaaaaactaaaaagttttcaagattcctcatcacatcgaatcttgcggcacatgcattaagcattaaatatagacgaaaacaaaaattaattacacagtttgcctgtaaatcacgagacaaatcttttgatcctagttagtctataattagacaatatttgccacaaacaaacgaaaatgctacagtagcgaaatcaaaaaaaaaaccatctaaacaaggcctaaacatccTTTTCAAGACCATTGTCCGAGAGCTGCGCCTATATATCTTTGGgctgtttttttttgtcaaacagttatttccaaaacagtttcatgggtgaagctgtttttcccctcctcttacaaaaacataagttggatgaagctgaaaaaaatagcttattgtagcttctctctcatttctctctctcaactatgcatgaagtagttggtgaaactattttgccaaacactttttctaaaacagcttagcttcatctagaaagtcactcatgaagctattttctaaaaaaacagctttactagtgaagttgccCTTTGTTTTGTATCTGGTCCTCTGCAAATTTCTGATGAATCCTGATTTTTTGTTTCCGTCTAGTATTGCCACATATGCCCACATGTTGGCTGGACAAGGAATCAACGATGCCCAAGCTGAGGTGTCACGGATGTGGTAGCAGTTAGCTCGACAAAAATTGTTCCTTGAAATCGAAATGCGCAAAAATACAAACTTGCACTCACCGCTCTACAACAGCCATTTTTTTAGCCCATTGAAAGACACCGAATGGGCATTCCTATGCTGTGGTTACAAGAAACAGATCAAACACAGGGGAATCTGACAGCTGCCAAACTCAGTGGTTGGATCATTGGATTGTTGGTCTGGTCCAGTTCACATTAATTTGTACAGCATTTTTAACTTGAAAGTTGAAACGATGTTGTACTGGAATCAATCGTTAGCACTGTAAGCACTGCTTCCTGCTGCAGCCCTTTTTTTTTCCAGACATGTTTCTCTGCATGCAATTTAAGTAAGATGGTCTTGAATTGACCTGTCGACGAGAATCAGAAAACCTGATGCTATGTTGATACATTCTGCCCAAGTGTTTTTGAGTTAACCGCTTCATTCTCTCTTTAATGGAACTACAACATTGCAGACAGAAAACACCATTGATGCTGACAGTGTGATTTCTTCGGTGATGCAGACATGGATGTACATTTCTGTGCCACTGGTGCTCTACGTCGGGGAACGGACGCTACGGGCCTTCCGATCCAAGGCTTACGCAGTTAAGATCCTCAAGGTAACTTAACATCCTATAGACCACATCTAAACACCTCATTATCTGAAGCTTCGAGAGCAGGTATCACCCAGGCGTAGCGTATGATAATCTAGCCTCTGTCCCCTGCATATATATCTGTCTCATAATCTGGATGACAAGCATCAGTCGGCACCCTTGCTAGCTGACAGCAAACCATCACATTGTATCATCATCGTCAGTTGGTCGAAAAGACAAACGGCGTATGGCTTGGTCTTGTGTCTTGTTTTTGCAAACTGTCAAAAGCATCGTTGCCGTTGGGAGAATGGATGGTTTTCAGATCAGAGTCATCATATAAAGGATATTCTGGCATGTGGCCAGTATGATGAGGATTGAGGATATGGTGCTAGGTCATGTTGGCACTAGGATATGTAATAGGGTCATGTAGGCTTAATTGAACACTTGTCTCATTTACAACAACTGCCCATCACTAACTAGTAGGTCACTTCATGTCAGTAATTTCAAGACCAAACTAGATGCTCACAAAAAGAATGATCTAAACAAAGAAAATGGGATGGGGTTCTCTACTTACCTGATGGTTGGTAGTAGGAAGAGATGGAAAGTATCTGCATGTTCTTACTGCAATCTGGTTCACTCGATCAGGTGTGCCTTCTACCGGGGAACGTCTTGACCATAACCATGTCGAAACCCTATGGATTCCGCTACAGAAGTGGGCAGTACATCTTCCTGCAGTGTCCAACAATCTCCCCATTTGAGTGGTATGCCTGGCTCTTCATTTGCCTAGTTGTTCCATCACCCTTGCCCCTTTTTGTTACATTCATCTCTGATACTGTTTCTTCTCATGGCAGGCATCCTTTCTCCATCACTTCAGCTCCTGGAGACGACTACATCAGCGTCCACATTCAGACCAGGGGTGACTGGACACAAGAGCTCAAGCGCATCTTCGTCGAGAACTACTTCACGCCATGCGTGCCCCGAAGAGCTGCCTTCGGCGAGCTAGGCGCGGTGGAGCACAAGAGGTTCTTCCCCATGCATGCATTATCCATGCCATGTCTGCTCCCCTGTTGGAGAGCTGCTTGATCAATATGAAAACTGAGCAATGTCTTGCCTCCTCTGGGCTCTGTCTGATGCAGTCCGCCAAGGTTGCTGGTTGACGGCCCCTACGGCGCCCCAGCGCAGGATTTCAGGAACTACGACGTGCTGCTCCTCGTCGGCCTTGGGATCGGCGCAACCCCTTTCATCAGCATCCTGAGAGATCTTCTGAACAACATCAAGCTGGCTGATGAGCTGATGGTATCGTCTCATTTGTACCATCCATTCTTCAGCTGACTCAGTTCTTGCTTGCCTGAAACTGACGGCCACTTTGTCTGAACCTTTCAGGATCTGGCAATGGAGACCAGCCGGTCTGAGGACAGCGCCAACAGCTTGAGCGCGTCAACGGCGAGCAGCAGCAACAAGAGGCGGGCATACCGAACAAGCTGCGCACACTTCTACTGGGTCACAAGGGAGCCGGGGTCATTCGAGTGGTTCAAGGGAGTGATGAATGAGGTCGCTGAAATGGACAAGAAGGTGATGTCTCCGCCATTCTGTGTGCTTTTTTCCCTGCAGATGTTGTTAATGTACTCATGACGAAGGTGGGGTTCCTGTCTTCCTGATGGTTTAACCAGGGTGTCATTGAGCTGCACAACTATCTGACAAGCGTGTATGAGGAGCGAGATGCAAGGACGACCCTGCTGTCGATGGTGCAGGCCCTGAACCACGCCAAGCATGGCGTAGACATAGTGTCAGGCACAAGGGTAAACACACTTTGGTTCAGCAAACAGAGTATCATGAATTGGATGAATAAATAATCTGGGGAATGTTGATGAACATGATTTGCTTGTTAACATATTAGTCGTGTTCATGTTTCAGGTCAGGACACATTTTGCAAGACCTAACTGGAAAGAAGTATTTACAAGAATCGCGTCCAAGCACCCAAATTCTACAGTCGGTAATATTTTACCccaatgtattatttttttttctcagcaCACTGAAAGGCATGAAAAAACCATTGAGCATCGATCAAGTGTTAACATTCTGATCATGAGAGCTTATATTATGCATGCAGGGGTATTTTACTGTGGGAGACCTACACTTGCCAAAGAACTGAAGAAACTgtcacttgacatgagccacaAAACGGGAACCCGCTTTGATTTCCACAAGGAGTACTTCTGATGGAAAATAGAAGTACTCCTGATTTCTTTAGTACTAGAAGATACAGATACAAAAAAATCACAAATTTTGCATAGAAGCAAACTGATCCTCTTCACAGTATGTAATTGTACATAGTATAAAGCAGAGGGTAGTTAGAAACAATTTTTGTTAACCAAATGGGAGGGTAAAAATATGTCTTGCGCTTTCAGACAGACATTGGTTACTGCAGATATACATGTATAGATCATAGCTATTCATTGTATGCTAAGCATACAAGAGACTGAGGCCAACAATCTGAATGCATATCATTCAAATAACTGGTCGTGTTTACTTTATTACTAACAGTGGCATTATGCAGAAATCATATATATATTCCTTTTTACTCCGGTAGTAGTTACTCCCATGTGTATATCTCAAGATTTATGGCGTATATAGCCCGATGAAGTGTATGTAgacgaagtatatgatcatactaaaccatctaagatagtatatatatgttaagtatacatgcatacataaagtatgtggttatacttattatatatactataGTAGtgtcattttagtaatatattaaaaaatatgaatTCCTTTAAAATTTTTTCgcatggtaagatctagagtatcttaatataagtatatgaatatactcaaaccgataaacaagtatgaatacatacgtaATGTGATTTATGGAAAATGGGAGTAATTACTCCCGGgagtacgatatatatatatatatatatatatatatatatatatatatatatatatatgatcaatTCATTCTTCATTTATGCCTCAGCTGTTGAAGCAACAAGCATGCTGGGACTGATTTGCATTAGGTTAGATAGTTTGGAGGCAGATATGAAACACTGTGTCATGAAAATATACCAAGAATCACTACTTATTATTAACTGATAGTCAAATACAGTTTTCCATGAGTACAATACatctatatatatcatatttaaaGCTAGAACAGACAAAGTTAAACTGCTTGCTAGTCCTAATCCATTGTCAGCAGGAGAAACAAGACTTCAGTCTTCAGGTAGTACTTACACCAATGAGATCCCCAGACCCATTCTGACATGGTAAACAAAACTTAGTCGCAGAGAACAGCGAATCTATACTTCTTTCCCCCCATATGAGTTTAATTGTTGAAGTATGCCGCAGCAAGAGCATCTTGtgcagaaatcctctgcaaacAAAGACAGACACCGATTATTAGACCATTTCCAGCATTTTCCAAAATAGTTGAGATGCGCATATTAGGTCCATTGACCCACCTAAAAAACCACTAGACATGAATATGCTGGTATGGAGTACTATGCATTAGTCAGCATCCCTCATATCAAATCTCAGATAACAAAGCAAATGTTGAAAGATAGACATGTGAAACATAAGAGCAACATACCTGTGAAGGATTAAGGATCAACATTCGTTCAATCAATTCAACAGCATGACAGTCAAAGCTGAAAAGAATTTTTCGACATATTAAATTCAAACATACAAAAAAAGATCAGTAACCACACCAAAAACCTACACGTAAGAAATATAGTCAGTGGATTACTTCTGCAGCATATCTCTCAGGCTTCGTTTGGTAGGAGTCGCAGGTCGGATAGTCATAGTCTTGTACAATGGTAGCTTGGAAACACCTGGCCAGTTTTCCTCGTTTGGAGATCCACACAGTTCAAATATTTTCAATAACTGCTCTTGCTAAAACAAAACACAAGCTTCTGTCAAGGtttcaagcataaacataacaAAATAAGAAAAGTTGAATGATGTCAATAATCTGAAACTACTCATCAATATTCGAGGAAATGTTGTAAAGAAATGTGTTGCCATGCTCATGAGTAAAGAGTTATAGGAGCTCACTATAAGTGAAAACATCAAAATAGCCATTAGCGTGTTTTATTAGAAGGATATCCAACACAAACAGAAGTCAATGGACAAACTGGGAAAAGTAAGAAAAATACAACAGATCAATTCAATAAGTTCAAGATCCTAATTGACAGTAAAATATAACACATGAAACCATAATACTAAGTTACTAACATCCACATTTGCTTAAAGGTGGTATTAGAAAAAGTACTGAACTCTGATGGTCTAAAGAAATAAAATCCCTCTTTCAAAGATGTGCTATTTGATGGAAATAATCTTGTCATAAGAGATGAATAGATGCATCTATGGACTTGAGTAATCAAGAGAAAATTGACTTTTCGAGAAAAAGCGAATGGTGGAAACTGTCTGGTTTCCTGGAATCGAGTCAAAATGCCACTACAATATGGAGGGCTTGGTATTCATGATCTGGAGTAATTAGGATGGCCTCTGCGCATTAGGTGGCTTTGGGCTTGACAAGACAGACAGTTCTCGCCTTGGGCAGGATTACCTATTCAAATCCCTAAAAATGCTCACGTTCTTTTCAAGGTTGCAGTGGAATCCATAGATGGTAATGGCGAAAGCATCCTGTTCTGATCCGATAGGTGGCTGCGAGGAAATACAGTTTCTGAGCTGGGCAGCTGGCACCTAATCTTTTCAAAACAATTCCTAAGAGTCATAAAACAGCACACGGTTGTGCAGGCTTTGGAGACCTACCGTAGGGTCTCAGATATTAAAGGTACAC
This window of the Sorghum bicolor cultivar BTx623 chromosome 7, Sorghum_bicolor_NCBIv3, whole genome shotgun sequence genome carries:
- the LOC8077890 gene encoding respiratory burst oxidase homolog protein E — its product is MWAPSRGSSSGSGRRTWRRRIADYLADDQTDVSDNESFITAHSDEYVAASTSMSAAGGGGMLPAFLADQSDLVEVMLELDEESMVVRSVTPTTAALYGTPTASSLPGPGAAGPQAHTPDGPRSLSRCSSTSSRIRRKFAWLRSPSPSPSLRRPPPAAGAAAATAALSDQQVVREAALAARERRRVQARLLNRSRSGARRALKGLRFISRTTTDADGGAALWRAVEERFNALATDGLLARDDFGDCIGMVDSKEFAVGIFDALARRRRQNLERISKDELYEFWLQISDQSFDARLQIFFDMVDTNVDGRITREEVQELIVLSASANKLSKLKEQAEEYASLIMEELDPENLGYIELWQLEALLLQRDAYMTYSRPMSSGSAAQWSQGLSAGAGAGAGGQQQQQQQAQPQPSRWQLQRRRWSPRRAAARARVAAAERWRRAWVVALWCAAMASLFAWRFVQYRRSAAFRVMGYCLPTAKGAAETLKLNMALVLLPVCRNTLTWLRSTWARFFVPFDDSIAFHKMIALAIAVGICLHAGNHLACDFPRLIASGPDEYRLVARFFGRDKPSYRGLLAGAEGVTGIVMVTLMAVSFTLATRPFRKREAEVKPARSARRWCWPLAHLAGGFNAFWYSHHLLIVVYLLLLVHGWFVFLVDKWYQRTTWMYISVPLVLYVGERTLRAFRSKAYAVKILKVCLLPGNVLTITMSKPYGFRYRSGQYIFLQCPTISPFEWHPFSITSAPGDDYISVHIQTRGDWTQELKRIFVENYFTPCVPRRAAFGELGAVEHKSPPRLLVDGPYGAPAQDFRNYDVLLLVGLGIGATPFISILRDLLNNIKLADELMDLAMETSRSEDSANSLSASTASSSNKRRAYRTSCAHFYWVTREPGSFEWFKGVMNEVAEMDKKGVIELHNYLTSVYEERDARTTLLSMVQALNHAKHGVDIVSGTRVRTHFARPNWKEVFTRIASKHPNSTVGVFYCGRPTLAKELKKLSLDMSHKTGTRFDFHKEYF